In a genomic window of Occallatibacter riparius:
- a CDS encoding LptF/LptG permease family protein — protein MNLTIVPVSLIILAAVSVPAAMLIPRSRAKGRMRLAGSLLLGMGFISEFPAALHDVPPLWRAALVPIGGLFLVWAGIRKYRRDPEGRTSPAQIL, from the coding sequence ATGAATCTGACTATCGTGCCCGTGTCGTTGATCATCCTAGCTGCCGTTTCCGTGCCCGCCGCTATGTTGATCCCCAGGTCAAGAGCGAAGGGCCGGATGCGGCTCGCGGGCTCACTGCTGCTTGGAATGGGCTTCATCTCCGAGTTTCCTGCGGCGCTGCATGATGTGCCGCCACTGTGGCGGGCTGCCTTGGTTCCGATCGGTGGCCTTTTTTTGGTTTGGGCAGGGATACGGAAATATCGGCGCGATCCTGAGGGCCGCACCTCTCCAGCGCAGATCCTGTAA
- a CDS encoding EAL and HDOD domain-containing protein codes for MADKKEMAGFGSIATEQNVEEELRRVGYLARQPILDRRGAVFGYDLLFHALVQAPPESGLSHASRGMLDVLSFFGIERFTGGAWGFVQCGAEALEAALFEGLPPHMTVLAIPRFDSVPASVERECIRLKEMGFRLALNDYSLDDPREPLLSLAHHIKVDITNLDSPDWHLLCNQLYRTHATVVADNIHTHDTYRKARAAGVQYFQGFYFCHPELFPNATVPADRAHHMQILQELFKDPLDLKTLVPLVSRDPSLVFRVLRFVNSPLCAVRNPVKSLETALLILGDKVFRRIATLAIQCALNQNQSSELLHMAQTRARFCADAAKLAGLDSEEMYLLGMLSLLPAMLQVPMHTILPGLPLRREICDALAGGAARERCLLSWLEALETNDIAECEAIAAQYGLSPALMAQTYMSALEAVITESAGEERSEPMPGTPRPLQPAHR; via the coding sequence GTGGCCGATAAAAAAGAAATGGCGGGATTCGGCAGCATAGCAACAGAACAGAATGTCGAAGAAGAACTGCGGCGCGTGGGATATCTGGCCCGGCAACCTATTCTCGACAGGCGCGGCGCTGTGTTCGGCTACGATCTGCTCTTTCACGCTCTGGTCCAAGCTCCCCCGGAGAGCGGCCTCTCCCACGCCTCGCGGGGCATGCTCGACGTGCTCTCCTTCTTCGGAATCGAGCGCTTCACCGGTGGCGCATGGGGATTCGTGCAGTGCGGCGCCGAGGCGCTCGAAGCCGCGCTCTTTGAAGGCCTGCCGCCGCACATGACCGTGCTCGCCATTCCTCGCTTTGACAGCGTACCCGCCTCGGTGGAACGCGAATGTATCCGCCTGAAGGAGATGGGCTTCCGTCTCGCCCTCAACGACTACTCGCTCGACGACCCGCGTGAGCCGCTGCTCAGCCTGGCGCATCACATTAAGGTCGACATCACCAACCTCGACTCGCCCGACTGGCACCTGTTGTGCAACCAGCTCTACCGCACCCACGCCACCGTGGTGGCCGACAACATCCATACTCACGATACGTATCGCAAGGCGCGCGCCGCGGGAGTGCAGTACTTCCAGGGCTTCTACTTTTGCCATCCAGAACTGTTTCCCAACGCCACCGTCCCCGCCGACCGGGCGCATCACATGCAGATCCTGCAGGAATTGTTCAAGGATCCGCTCGATCTCAAGACTTTGGTCCCGCTCGTCAGCCGCGACCCATCGCTCGTCTTCCGTGTGCTGCGGTTCGTCAATTCACCGCTCTGCGCGGTCCGAAATCCCGTAAAGTCCCTCGAGACGGCCCTTCTGATCCTCGGCGACAAGGTCTTTCGGCGCATCGCCACACTGGCCATTCAATGCGCTCTCAACCAGAATCAGTCCTCGGAACTCCTGCACATGGCGCAGACAAGGGCGCGGTTCTGCGCTGACGCCGCGAAGCTTGCCGGCCTCGATTCTGAAGAGATGTATTTGCTGGGAATGCTAAGCCTTCTGCCCGCCATGCTCCAGGTCCCCATGCACACCATTCTCCCTGGCCTGCCTCTGCGCAGGGAGATCTGCGATGCATTGGCCGGCGGCGCGGCGCGCGAGCGATGTCTGCTCTCCTGGCTTGAAGCGCTCGAAACCAACGACATCGCCGAATGCGAAGCCATCGCCGCCCAATACGGACTGAGCCCCGCTCTCATGGCCCAGACGTATATGAGCGCCCTGGAGGCTGTCATTACGGAATCGGCTGGAGAAGAGCGCAGTGAGCCGATGCCCGGCACACCGCGACCTCTGCAGCCGGCCCATCGCTGA
- a CDS encoding c-type cytochrome, with protein MPARSATRSALAFLFVSGLVVHSSAQKSAGGNADWAAYNGGLNGDHYARLTQITRANVQKLRQAWVYDTGEPGGIQTNPLVVNGVLYGYTPTQKVIALDAATGKLKWKFDSGIKGNQPVRGLSLWSDGKERRLFAGVMNFLYCLDPGTGQPITSFGENGRIDLRKGLREPWQDQSIALTSPGVLYKDLIIVGGRDPETHPAPPGDIRAFDVHTGAVRWVFHTIPRPGETGYKTWPRDAYKTAGAANNWAGMTLDEKKGILFVPTGSAVMDFYGGDRLGDDLYANCLLALDAATGKLLWHFQGVHHDIWDRDFPTPPALFTMKKDGKAIEAVAQPTKQGWLYVLDRATGKPLFPVSEKAYPASTVPGEVAAKTQPLPEWPKPYARQQLTEDMLTTRTPEAHAWAVQQFREMQSAGQFVPFLAGGKETVVLPGFDGGAEWGGPAVDPVHNVIYINANEMAWLGGLQAAGKTNSAGEKIYADQCAVCHGVNRAGSPPDFPSLVDVTKRLPEEKIAATVQGGKGRMPGFPDVAGQRLKDLLDYLRTAPAQAEDKKEMQAGAHADDPEGAKVYARRCAMCHGENRQGNPPTFPPLADVGARLNAQQVTDLVHHGKGRMPAQPVQGSELAALLRYLNMSDAADAGSAVPEYTFAGYKKFLDSEGYPAIAPPWGTLSAIDLNTGNYLWKINLGEFPELVAKGMKDTGSENYGGPIVTETGVLFIGATNHDRKFRAFDSSNGKLLWETVLPYLGNATPATYTIDGKQYVVIGASGARDSKTPQGSAYVAFSLP; from the coding sequence ATGCCTGCTCGCTCTGCGACCCGCTCAGCCCTTGCCTTTCTTTTTGTATCTGGTCTTGTTGTTCATTCATCCGCGCAGAAAAGCGCTGGCGGAAATGCGGACTGGGCTGCTTATAACGGTGGGCTGAACGGCGACCACTATGCCCGGCTGACGCAGATTACGCGCGCGAACGTGCAGAAGCTCAGGCAGGCATGGGTGTACGACACGGGGGAGCCCGGCGGGATTCAGACGAATCCGCTGGTGGTGAACGGGGTTCTGTATGGGTACACGCCAACGCAAAAGGTGATCGCGCTGGACGCAGCGACGGGCAAGTTGAAGTGGAAATTCGATTCGGGCATCAAGGGCAATCAGCCGGTGCGCGGACTGAGCCTGTGGAGTGACGGCAAGGAGAGGCGCCTGTTCGCGGGAGTGATGAACTTCCTGTATTGCCTCGATCCAGGAACGGGGCAGCCCATTACGAGCTTTGGGGAAAATGGACGGATCGATCTGCGCAAAGGACTGCGCGAGCCGTGGCAGGATCAGTCGATTGCGCTGACTTCGCCGGGGGTGCTCTACAAGGACCTGATCATCGTGGGCGGACGCGATCCTGAGACGCATCCTGCGCCTCCGGGGGATATTCGTGCCTTCGACGTGCACACGGGCGCGGTGCGTTGGGTGTTTCATACGATCCCGCGGCCGGGTGAGACGGGCTACAAGACCTGGCCAAGGGATGCGTATAAGACTGCGGGAGCCGCGAACAACTGGGCGGGCATGACACTGGATGAGAAGAAGGGAATCCTGTTTGTTCCGACTGGATCAGCAGTGATGGATTTCTACGGCGGCGATCGGCTGGGAGACGATCTGTATGCCAATTGCCTGCTTGCGCTGGATGCGGCGACGGGCAAGCTGCTGTGGCATTTTCAAGGCGTGCACCACGACATATGGGATCGCGACTTTCCCACGCCCCCGGCGTTGTTCACGATGAAGAAGGATGGCAAGGCCATTGAGGCGGTCGCGCAGCCGACGAAGCAAGGGTGGCTGTACGTGCTCGATCGAGCGACGGGCAAACCGCTGTTTCCGGTGAGCGAGAAGGCGTATCCAGCGAGCACGGTTCCGGGCGAGGTGGCGGCGAAGACGCAGCCGCTGCCGGAGTGGCCGAAGCCGTATGCGCGGCAGCAACTGACCGAAGACATGCTGACGACGCGCACGCCGGAGGCGCATGCGTGGGCGGTGCAGCAGTTCCGGGAGATGCAGTCGGCTGGGCAGTTTGTGCCCTTTCTTGCCGGTGGGAAAGAGACGGTTGTGCTGCCGGGGTTTGACGGCGGCGCGGAGTGGGGTGGGCCGGCGGTGGATCCGGTGCACAACGTTATCTATATCAACGCGAATGAAATGGCGTGGCTTGGTGGGCTGCAGGCTGCGGGCAAGACAAACAGCGCAGGCGAAAAGATTTATGCGGATCAGTGCGCGGTGTGCCATGGCGTGAATCGCGCGGGATCGCCGCCGGATTTTCCATCGCTTGTGGATGTGACGAAGCGGCTGCCGGAGGAGAAGATCGCTGCCACGGTGCAGGGCGGCAAGGGACGCATGCCGGGGTTCCCGGATGTGGCGGGGCAGAGGCTCAAGGATCTGCTCGACTATTTGAGGACTGCGCCGGCGCAGGCGGAAGACAAGAAGGAAATGCAGGCCGGTGCGCACGCCGATGATCCGGAGGGCGCGAAGGTGTACGCGCGCCGATGCGCGATGTGCCATGGCGAGAACAGGCAGGGAAATCCGCCTACGTTTCCACCGCTGGCGGATGTGGGCGCTCGCCTCAATGCGCAGCAGGTTACCGATCTGGTCCACCACGGCAAGGGCCGCATGCCCGCGCAGCCGGTGCAGGGAAGCGAACTGGCCGCTCTGCTGCGGTATCTGAACATGAGCGATGCAGCGGATGCGGGATCAGCTGTGCCGGAGTACACGTTCGCGGGGTACAAGAAGTTTCTCGATTCGGAGGGCTATCCGGCGATTGCACCACCGTGGGGGACGCTGAGTGCCATTGATCTGAACACGGGGAATTATCTGTGGAAGATCAATCTGGGCGAATTTCCGGAACTGGTAGCAAAGGGGATGAAGGACACGGGCAGCGAGAATTACGGCGGCCCGATTGTGACCGAGACGGGGGTTCTGTTCATCGGGGCGACGAATCACGACCGCAAGTTCAGGGCGTTTGACTCGTCAAATGGAAAGCTGCTGTGGGAGACGGTGCTGCCGTATCTGGGGAACGCGACGCCGGCCACTTACACGATCGACGGCAAGCAGTATGTGGTGATCGGGGCGAGCGGGGCACGGGACTCAAAGACGCCGCAGGGCAGTGCGTACGTAGCCTTCAGCCTGCCTTAG
- a CDS encoding FRG domain-containing protein, translating to MPSLGREIHVKSWLELVSELHSREVVQPRPEEGNHLRSPYVFRGVDVASWSLDTSLQRISKLPTTQPQVVERSLLRSFRKYASSGSFDEKSEWYMLAVGQHNGLPTRCLDWTTSPLVAAHFACGDDKYKKDDGAIWSVDASLLRGVNEASNPGAEFPDPGCA from the coding sequence ATGCCATCCCTGGGCCGAGAGATTCATGTCAAGTCATGGCTCGAGCTGGTTTCCGAGTTGCACTCGAGAGAGGTCGTTCAGCCGCGTCCCGAAGAAGGCAACCATCTCCGCTCTCCTTATGTTTTTCGCGGGGTCGACGTTGCCAGTTGGTCGCTGGACACAAGCCTGCAACGCATCTCGAAGCTCCCCACAACGCAACCCCAGGTCGTGGAGCGTTCTCTGCTGCGAAGCTTCAGAAAATATGCGAGTTCAGGAAGCTTCGATGAAAAATCGGAATGGTACATGCTCGCGGTCGGCCAGCATAACGGATTGCCGACCCGCTGCCTCGACTGGACAACATCCCCGCTCGTCGCAGCACACTTCGCATGCGGAGACGATAAGTACAAGAAGGACGACGGAGCAATCTGGAGTGTGGACGCATCTTTACTGCGAGGCGTGAATGAAGCCAGCAATCCTGGAGCAGAGTTTCCGGACCCTGGATGCGCTTGA
- a CDS encoding ABC transporter ATP-binding protein, whose translation MKQKVKPGTAKRMLSYALPYTGLLALFLIVVIIDASIGIVNPLIYREVINEGILKGNAPLIVRLAIIVGGLGLFDGALGIAQTFLASKIGAEIVLSIRNRLFAHIQSMPLAFFTRTQTGALVSRLNTDVQGARTAFTDILSNVVGNLITVLLILGAMFVLSWRITLGALILLPIFVLPARYWGRKLQAITRETYDLAGNMNNLMVERFNVAGALLSKLFGRPEEDARVFNEKAQRVSDISIKLAIYGRLFFTALAVVATVASALAYGWGGVLAVHHVLDVGTVVAITALLARLYAPLVGLSNVQVSIMTALVSFERVFEVLDLKPMIQENPRALPIPAGPASIEFDRVSFRYPSAAEVSLASLEAVAVPDKRPQTTVLHEISFRIEPGQFVALVGPSGAGKTTITQLVPRLYDPQSGAVQISGIDVRELKLESLNRRIGVVTQDAHLFHDTIRANLLYAKPDASDQQIYAALRDAQILGLVESLPDKLDTMVGERGYRFSGGEKQRIAIARLLLKGPDIVILDEATAHLDSESEAAIQRALETALAGRTSIVIAHRLSTILKADEILVVQNGRIVQRGTHAALLAEPGIYTELYQRQFAEAGAKTHQPVV comes from the coding sequence GTGAAGCAAAAAGTGAAACCGGGGACGGCGAAGCGCATGCTTTCCTATGCGCTGCCTTACACCGGCCTGCTCGCGCTGTTTCTCATCGTTGTGATCATCGATGCATCGATCGGGATTGTGAATCCGCTGATCTATCGGGAGGTCATCAACGAGGGCATCCTCAAGGGCAACGCGCCGCTCATCGTTCGGCTCGCTATCATCGTTGGAGGACTGGGGCTTTTCGACGGAGCACTGGGCATTGCGCAGACCTTTCTCGCTTCGAAGATTGGCGCGGAGATCGTTCTCTCGATCCGCAATCGGCTCTTCGCGCACATCCAGAGCATGCCACTGGCATTCTTTACCCGCACGCAGACAGGAGCTCTGGTCAGCCGCCTTAATACCGATGTGCAGGGCGCACGCACTGCGTTCACTGACATCCTGTCGAATGTGGTGGGCAATCTGATCACGGTCCTGCTGATCCTGGGCGCGATGTTCGTTCTGTCGTGGCGCATCACGCTGGGTGCGCTGATACTTCTTCCAATCTTTGTGCTGCCGGCGCGCTACTGGGGACGCAAGCTGCAGGCCATTACGCGCGAGACGTACGACCTCGCCGGAAACATGAACAACCTGATGGTGGAGCGGTTCAATGTAGCGGGTGCGTTGTTGTCGAAACTGTTTGGCCGGCCGGAAGAGGACGCGCGTGTATTCAACGAGAAAGCCCAGCGCGTTTCCGACATCAGCATCAAGCTGGCAATCTACGGGCGGCTCTTCTTCACCGCACTAGCAGTTGTGGCCACCGTTGCATCGGCACTCGCGTATGGATGGGGGGGCGTTCTCGCAGTGCATCACGTTCTGGATGTTGGCACTGTGGTTGCGATTACGGCGCTGCTGGCGCGGCTCTATGCTCCACTTGTCGGCCTTTCGAACGTACAGGTCAGCATCATGACGGCGCTGGTCTCGTTCGAGCGCGTCTTTGAAGTGCTCGATCTGAAGCCGATGATTCAGGAGAACCCGCGGGCTTTGCCGATTCCAGCGGGACCTGCCTCCATCGAGTTTGACCGCGTGAGCTTCCGGTATCCTTCGGCGGCCGAGGTTTCACTGGCTTCACTCGAGGCCGTGGCGGTTCCGGATAAGCGACCCCAGACCACCGTGCTCCACGAAATCAGTTTCCGCATTGAGCCGGGGCAGTTCGTGGCATTGGTTGGCCCATCGGGCGCCGGAAAGACGACGATTACGCAGCTTGTGCCACGCCTCTACGATCCGCAAAGCGGGGCCGTGCAGATCAGCGGCATCGATGTCAGGGAGCTCAAGCTTGAGTCGCTCAACCGACGCATTGGCGTTGTTACGCAGGACGCGCATCTCTTCCACGATACGATTCGCGCCAACCTGCTCTACGCCAAGCCTGACGCGAGCGATCAGCAGATATACGCGGCTCTGCGCGACGCACAGATTCTCGGACTCGTCGAGTCACTGCCCGACAAGCTCGACACCATGGTCGGGGAGCGCGGCTATCGCTTCTCGGGGGGCGAGAAGCAGCGCATCGCGATTGCCCGGCTGCTGCTGAAGGGTCCGGACATTGTGATTCTCGACGAGGCAACGGCACATCTCGATTCCGAGTCGGAAGCGGCCATTCAGCGCGCGCTCGAAACGGCGCTTGCGGGACGCACCTCGATCGTGATCGCGCATCGGCTTTCGACCATCCTGAAGGCCGACGAGATTCTGGTGGTGCAGAACGGGCGGATTGTGCAACGCGGAACTCATGCTGCGCTATTGGCGGAGCCAGGGATTTATACCGAACTTTACCAACGGCAATTCGCGGAGGCCGGAGCTAAAACACATCAGCCCGTTGTATAG
- a CDS encoding MFS transporter, producing MPEALVPADATSRAIRHALRRLVPFLMLMFVVSFLDRANVAFAKQALAATEGISEQIYALGAGLFFLSYSTCGFPSNLILHRIGARRWLSTLLIAWGLVSTSTMFVTGPESFYALRLLLGATEAGFFPGVILYLTYWFPNRVRGRMMGLFYLGVPLALILGGPLSGFLLDLHGRGGLQGWQWMFLVEGLLAVGVGFAAFALLEDKPVEAAWLPGDEKRALVEELASEEHARRSAGPVELLPMLRDPRVLRFLLIYALIQTSTYGVVFYLPAEVAGLLHRPAGFIVGLVSAIPWICALAAVYFLPHTADARCNHRRVAALTLLIAGVASLVFPTAGPVVGLIALSVAASGFVAVQPVFWTFPTSYLAGRAAAGGIALIGAGNLGGFFAPNLKVWADRAFHSQTAGLYLLAGLTLVNAGLIATMRNAPGDR from the coding sequence ATGCCCGAGGCTCTCGTTCCCGCCGATGCAACCAGCCGAGCGATCCGCCATGCACTGCGGCGACTGGTTCCGTTCCTGATGCTGATGTTTGTGGTGTCGTTTCTGGATCGCGCCAATGTGGCGTTCGCCAAGCAGGCGCTGGCCGCAACTGAGGGGATATCCGAGCAGATCTACGCGCTGGGTGCCGGACTGTTCTTTCTGTCGTACTCGACATGCGGATTTCCCAGCAATCTGATCCTGCACCGGATTGGCGCGCGGCGATGGCTTAGCACGCTGCTGATTGCGTGGGGACTGGTGAGCACAAGCACGATGTTCGTCACCGGGCCGGAGTCGTTCTATGCGCTGCGGCTGCTGCTGGGCGCGACCGAGGCGGGCTTTTTCCCGGGTGTGATTCTGTACCTGACGTACTGGTTTCCGAATCGGGTGCGGGGGCGGATGATGGGCTTGTTTTACCTGGGAGTGCCGCTCGCGCTGATCCTGGGAGGACCGCTGTCGGGATTTCTGCTCGACCTGCACGGGCGCGGCGGACTGCAGGGATGGCAATGGATGTTTCTGGTGGAAGGGTTGCTGGCTGTGGGCGTCGGCTTTGCTGCGTTTGCACTGCTTGAGGACAAGCCGGTCGAGGCAGCGTGGCTTCCGGGGGACGAGAAGCGGGCGCTGGTAGAGGAACTGGCGAGCGAGGAGCACGCGCGGCGTTCGGCAGGGCCAGTGGAACTGCTGCCGATGCTGCGCGATCCGCGGGTTCTTCGGTTCCTGCTGATTTATGCGCTGATCCAGACCAGCACTTACGGCGTGGTCTTCTATCTTCCTGCGGAGGTCGCCGGGTTGCTGCATCGGCCAGCGGGATTCATCGTCGGACTGGTATCGGCGATTCCGTGGATTTGCGCGTTGGCGGCGGTCTACTTTCTTCCGCACACGGCTGACGCGCGCTGCAATCATCGCCGAGTTGCGGCGCTTACGCTGCTCATTGCCGGGGTGGCCAGCCTGGTATTCCCGACGGCCGGACCGGTCGTTGGGCTTATCGCATTGTCCGTTGCAGCGTCTGGATTTGTCGCGGTACAGCCAGTTTTCTGGACATTCCCCACGAGCTATCTTGCGGGGCGCGCCGCGGCCGGAGGGATCGCACTGATTGGGGCAGGGAACCTGGGCGGATTCTTCGCTCCCAACCTGAAGGTGTGGGCCGATCGGGCGTTTCACTCGCAGACTGCGGGACTTTATCTGCTGGCTGGCCTGACACTGGTGAATGCGGGGCTGATTGCGACGATGCGCAACGCACCCGGAGATCGCTAG
- a CDS encoding glycosyltransferase family 87 protein, protein MIQSPREELLSPSRKGALFYFVVGAVLFLLLGLLAHNMPGQQNCDFKALYTASKAFLQHHDPYRQANLVRAYQSLYPGYHPILSQVDTIYVNLPSTVVLLAPFALLPWTAAQVLWSALTAVSVIFAAWLMWDLAYVWSPRVAGILTFVVLSGSQALLFVGNPAGLVIGLVTIGAWCFVREKNVAIGVACMAIALLIKPQDAGFIWLYFLLIGGRSRRRALQTLAIVIPVACWAAISIAQISPDWMIELRQNLMTTMGPEQVNNPLATRVDPLWPGSMIVSLQTVTGVFWTDPRIYNGVAYLVLVPLIVFWALKSKGSRPDPARAWIALATIVPLSMLAGYHRQHDTRLLLLALPACAMLAARKDRVGRLAVVFTSIAALASSNLVLPLFGHVSYGLRDRMPGLGGKLLYAIVGRPVPLALLVMSGFYCWLLLRPALLRDADLSVGRIEEDGPGVAVI, encoded by the coding sequence ATGATTCAGTCCCCCCGGGAGGAGCTTCTGTCCCCGTCGCGCAAGGGTGCCCTGTTCTACTTCGTCGTGGGCGCGGTTTTGTTTCTACTGCTCGGCTTGCTGGCTCACAATATGCCGGGGCAGCAAAACTGCGATTTCAAGGCGCTCTACACCGCATCCAAGGCTTTTCTGCAACATCATGACCCTTACCGCCAGGCCAATCTGGTGCGGGCCTATCAGTCGCTTTACCCGGGATATCATCCGATTCTGAGTCAGGTAGACACGATCTACGTTAACCTGCCCAGCACGGTGGTTCTGCTTGCGCCGTTCGCGTTGTTGCCGTGGACAGCAGCGCAGGTGTTATGGTCAGCTCTGACGGCGGTCAGCGTGATCTTCGCAGCGTGGCTGATGTGGGATCTCGCATACGTGTGGTCCCCGCGCGTTGCAGGGATTCTGACATTCGTTGTGCTCTCGGGCAGCCAGGCGCTACTTTTCGTGGGCAATCCGGCGGGCCTGGTGATTGGCCTCGTTACCATTGGGGCATGGTGTTTTGTCCGCGAGAAGAATGTTGCGATCGGCGTAGCGTGTATGGCAATCGCTCTGTTGATCAAGCCGCAGGACGCTGGCTTTATCTGGTTATATTTCCTGCTGATCGGCGGGAGGTCGCGGCGCCGCGCATTGCAGACTCTTGCCATCGTGATTCCCGTGGCGTGCTGGGCTGCGATCTCGATCGCACAGATCTCGCCTGACTGGATGATCGAGCTGCGTCAGAATCTGATGACAACGATGGGGCCGGAACAAGTCAACAATCCGCTTGCAACAAGGGTTGATCCTTTGTGGCCAGGATCGATGATCGTGAGCCTGCAGACTGTGACCGGCGTGTTCTGGACCGATCCCCGCATTTACAACGGAGTGGCTTATCTGGTGTTGGTGCCGCTGATCGTGTTTTGGGCGCTGAAGAGTAAGGGTTCGCGGCCGGATCCTGCGCGCGCCTGGATCGCTCTTGCGACTATCGTGCCCCTTTCGATGCTCGCGGGCTATCATCGCCAGCACGATACGCGGCTGCTGCTTCTGGCGCTGCCGGCGTGTGCCATGCTTGCCGCGCGCAAAGACCGCGTCGGCAGGCTGGCGGTAGTGTTTACTTCCATTGCCGCGCTGGCCAGCTCGAACCTGGTGCTGCCACTCTTCGGACATGTGAGCTATGGGTTGCGCGACCGAATGCCCGGCTTGGGCGGAAAGCTGCTTTACGCGATTGTGGGGAGGCCGGTGCCGCTGGCTTTGCTGGTGATGAGCGGCTTCTACTGCTGGCTTCTGCTGAGGCCGGCACTCTTGCGTGATGCGGATTTGAGCGTCGGCCGGATCGAGGAAGATGGGCCGGGTGTGGCGGTGATCTAA
- the bshA gene encoding N-acetyl-alpha-D-glucosaminyl L-malate synthase BshA, producing the protein MRIGITCYPTYGGSGVVATELGIELAALGHEVHFISYSQPFRLNGRDGGIFYHEVPVSNYPLFEFPPYDLALASRMAEVAEFYELDLLHVHYAIPHSVSALLARQMLADRGRKLPFVTTLHGTDITLVGLDRSYLPITRYSIQQSDGVTSISQYLKDKTLSAFGITRDIAVVPNFVNCNVYQPYKDESKWAAERARFAKPDEKLLIHLSNFRPVKRVVDVVKVFAQVAAQVPAQLILVGDGPDRSAAEWLAHDLKIHSRIHFLGKQERVNELLPLADLMLMPSELESFGLAALEAMACKVPSIATRVGGVPELIDDGETGLLYSVGAVNEMAAGALALLTNPDRLQTMRDAGRKAAQKRFCTTLVIPQYVEFYESLLAKR; encoded by the coding sequence ATGCGTATCGGTATCACGTGTTATCCCACCTACGGCGGATCGGGTGTCGTCGCCACGGAACTCGGTATTGAGCTGGCTGCCCTCGGGCATGAGGTTCACTTCATCTCTTACTCGCAGCCCTTCCGCCTCAACGGCCGCGACGGCGGAATCTTCTATCACGAGGTTCCCGTCTCGAACTATCCGCTGTTCGAGTTTCCACCGTATGACCTCGCCCTCGCCTCGCGGATGGCTGAAGTGGCAGAGTTCTACGAACTGGACCTGCTTCACGTGCACTACGCCATTCCGCATTCGGTGAGCGCGCTGCTCGCCCGGCAGATGCTCGCCGATCGCGGCCGCAAACTGCCCTTCGTTACCACGCTGCACGGCACGGACATCACCCTCGTGGGACTCGACCGCAGCTATCTTCCCATCACCCGCTACTCCATCCAGCAGAGCGACGGCGTCACCAGCATCTCGCAGTACTTGAAAGACAAGACCCTCTCAGCCTTCGGCATCACGCGCGACATCGCCGTCGTGCCCAACTTCGTCAACTGCAACGTCTACCAGCCCTACAAAGACGAATCGAAATGGGCTGCAGAGCGCGCGCGCTTTGCCAAGCCCGATGAAAAGCTTCTGATCCACCTGTCGAATTTCCGCCCCGTCAAGCGAGTAGTCGACGTAGTCAAGGTCTTTGCGCAGGTAGCCGCGCAGGTTCCGGCGCAGCTCATCCTCGTCGGCGACGGCCCCGATCGCTCCGCAGCCGAGTGGCTCGCCCACGACCTCAAAATCCACTCCAGGATCCACTTCCTCGGCAAGCAGGAACGCGTTAACGAGCTGCTCCCCCTGGCCGACCTGATGCTGATGCCTTCGGAGCTGGAGTCCTTCGGCCTCGCGGCGCTGGAAGCCATGGCCTGCAAGGTCCCGTCCATCGCCACTCGTGTTGGCGGCGTGCCTGAGCTCATCGATGATGGCGAAACTGGCCTTCTCTATTCCGTCGGCGCCGTCAACGAGATGGCAGCCGGAGCCCTCGCCCTGCTCACCAACCCCGACCGCCTGCAGACCATGCGCGACGCCGGCCGCAAAGCCGCGCAAAAGCGTTTCTGCACCACGCTCGTGATTCCCCAGTACGTCGAGTTCTACGAATCTCTGCTGGCCAAACGATAG